Proteins co-encoded in one Nicotiana sylvestris chromosome 7, ASM39365v2, whole genome shotgun sequence genomic window:
- the LOC104219225 gene encoding uncharacterized protein, with protein sequence MAENDERLVIEATKPNLANMTHAILKPGIMGHFELKWYMVQLIQSIGKYVDKITRPAWAIPSGTYKNPQVNAVTLRNSGELEGAPERKKEKVTPKDELVPKPVVEIEKETKESEKTTIARPPPPFPQKLKEKSDDKMFNKFLDMMSQIQLNLPLIVALTEECTSRIQRKLLQKLNLGSFTILVRTDEVDVGRALCDLRASINLMSLSVFNQLGLGAPRPTTVMLQLADRSIVNLEGVIEDVLLQIGQFILLADFIILDYEVDEHVPIILVWPLLATTNVVIKVRKKIILGVDNVKAVFNVYNAIQLPRHYKDLAMISVIEKEEEKNDVGVYLDDSLEKELMAFAALTWMMR encoded by the exons ATGGCAGAGAATGATGAGCGACTAGTGATAGAGGCCACAAAGCCtaatcttgctaatatgactcatgCTATCCTGAAGCCTGGCATCATGGGTCACTTTGAGCTCAAATGGTACATGGTACAACTGATTCAATCCATAGGGAAGTATGTAG ATAAGATTACTCGACCTGCATGGGCCATTCCAAGTGGTACATATAAGAATCCTCAGGTAAATGCTGTAACTTTAAGGAATAGCGGAGAATTAGAAGGAGCaccagaaagaaagaaagaaaaagtcaCTCCTAAGGATGAACTGGTCCCGAAACCTGTGGTGGAAATTGAGAAAGAAACTAAAGAAAGTGAAAAGACTACGATTGCCAGGCCACCACCTCCCTTCCCTCAAAAATTGAAGGAGAAAAGTGATGATAagatgttcaacaaatttcttgATATGATGAGCCAAATTCAATTGAATCTCCCATTG ATAGTggcacttactgaagagtgcacCTCAAGAATTCAAAGAAAGTTGCTGCAAAAGTTGAATTTGGGGAGCTTCACCATACTTGTTCGAACTGATGAGGTAGATGTGGGACGAGCACTTTGTGATTTGagggctagcataaatttgatgtctCTTTCAGTTTTCAATCAATTGGGGTTGGGAGCTCCAAGGCCAACCACAGTCATGTTGCAACTTGCTGATAGATCTATTGTCAATCTCGAGGGGGTGATAGAAGATGTGCTACTACAAATTGGGCAATTTATTCTTCTAGCAGATTTCATTATATTGGATTATGAAGTTGATGAACACGTCCCCATCATCTTGGTATGGCCTCTTTTAGCCACCACTAATGTTGTGATAAAAGTTCGTAAAAAAATAATTCTCGGGGTTGATAATGTGAAAGCAGTCTTTAATGTGTACAACGCAATTCAGCTGCCAAGACACTATAAGGATCTAGCTATGATATCAGtgattgaaaaagaagaagaaaaaaatgatgTGGGTGTATATCTAGATGACTCTCTAGAGAAAGAACTTATGGCGTTTGCAGCATTGACTTGGATGATGAGGTGA